From a region of the Pecten maximus chromosome 18, xPecMax1.1, whole genome shotgun sequence genome:
- the LOC117316295 gene encoding uncharacterized protein LOC117316295: MDDISRFETQNNISINVFGYERGDIFPKHVTKQRHHKHVDLLMICDAKKSHYCWIKNLNRLLSDQHSHRGQHYHCPYCLHGFTKERILQDHIAYCQSHGTQKVELPKEEDKWLFYKNTQKQLKVPYIIFADFESLQVPIASCAKNPKSSYTEKTTEHIPSGFAYKVVGLTQDHCKEPVVYRGADAADKFVNCMVQEQELIEQRFKQCEPMRMAGRDWQNFKHATHCHICKKTLGDDRVRDHCHVTGVFRGAAHNECNLNYKFTGRIPVVLHNLRGYDSHLIMQAIGKIGHKRLNCIPNNMEKYISFSLGCMDFIDSFQFMSSSLDKLVGNLVDNGSSQFKHMVTHFGSEVLPLLLRKQVYPYDYFDCQAKFGETVLPNKQVFRSSLTGMSISDEDYHHAQTVWEAFNIQNLGQYHDLYVLTDVLALADVFENFRELCLNYYELDPAHFYTSPGLAWQAALKMTGVNLELLTDIDMHLFIEKGLRRGVSMISHRFAKANNKYVPEYDSNKPDEYIMYLDANNLYGWAMSQPLPTHDFEWIDANDDFDVTKIADNSDKGYILEVDMEYPEDLHDLHNDYPLAPEKLTVTEAMLSPYATQLMEDLKLKGTSTEKLVPNLSKKEKYVGTLQKCQIISCFGYEINKDSPSAVLRTKSVVGELHQLQHRKKKTRQKRI; the protein is encoded by the coding sequence ATGGACGACATATCTCGGTTCGAGACTCAAAACAACATATCCATCAATGTATTCGGTTACGAAAGAGGAGACATTTTCCCCAAACACGTGACGAAACAACGCCACCACAAGCATGTGGACTTATTGATGATCTGCGATGCCAAGAAATCACACTATTGCTGGATAAAAAATCTGAATAGGTTATTGAGTGATCAACATTCACATCGTGGACAGCATTATCACTGCCCTTACTGTCTGCATGGATTTACGAAGGAAAGAATACTGCAAGATCATATAGCCTATTGTCAATCACATGGAACTCAGAAAGTAGAACTTCCAAAAGAAGAAGACAAATGGCTATTTTACAAGAATACGCAGAAGCAACTGAAGGTACCTTATATTATATTCGCCGACTTTGAGAGTCTCCAAGTACCGATTGCAAGCTGTGCTAAAAACCCAAAATCATCATATACAGAAAAGACAACAGAGCACATACCATCTGGATTCGCATACAAAGTGGTCGGTCTCACACAAGACCATTGTAAGGAGCCCGTGGTGTATAGAGGAGCGGATGCAGCGGACAAATTCGTAAACTGTATGGTTCAAGAACAAGAACTCATAGAACAACGCTTCAAGCAATGCGAACCAATGCGCATGGCAGGAAGAGACTGGCAGAACTTCAAACACGCCACGCATTGTCACATATGTAAAAAGACGCTCGGAGACGACAGAGTTCGGGATCACTGTCACGTGACGGGAGTATTCAGAGGGGCAGCACACAATGAATGTAACCTAAATTACAAGTTCACGGGACGGATTCCAGTAGTGTTGCACAACTTACGAGGTTATGACAGTCATCTCATTATGCAGGCCATCGGCAAAATAGGACACAAGCGATTGAACTGTATACCAAATAACATGGAGAAATATATATCGTTCTCGTTAGGATGTATGGACTTTATTGATTCATTCCAATTCATGAGCTCGTCTCTAGATAAACTAGTTGGTAATCTTGTCGATAATGGGTCATCTCAATTCAAGCACATGGTCACACATTTTGGTTCAGAAGTCCTCCCTCTACTGCTCCGGAAGCAGGTGTATCCGTACGACTACTTCGATTGTCAGGCGAAATTCGGAGAGACGGTTTTACCAAACAAGCAGGTCTTCAGAAGTTCATTGACGGGGATGAGTATTTCAGATGAAGACTATCACCATGCACAAACTGTTTGGGAGGCATTCAACATACAGAACTTAGGGCAATATCATGACCTATACGTCCTGACGGACGTTTTGGCCTTAGCAGATGTATTCGAAAACTTCCGCGAGCTTTGTCTCAACTATTATGAGCTGGACCCCGCTCATTTCTATACATCACCAGGACTAGCATGGCAAGCAGCACTAAAAATGACGGGTGTCAATTTAGAATTGTTAACGGATATCGACATGCACTTATTCATAGAAAAGGGACTCCGAAGAGGAGTTTCTATGATTTCACATAGATTTGCAAAGGCGAACAACAAATATGTACCAGAATACGACTCAAACAAACCGGATGAATACATCATGTACTTGGACGCTAACAACTTATACGGCTGGGCTATGTCGCAGCCTCTGCCGACACACGACTTTGAATGGATCGATGCCAACGATGATTTCGACGTTACCAAGATAGCAGATAATTCGGACAAGGGATATATCCTCGAGGTAGACATGGAATATCCAGAAGATCTTCACGATCTCCATAACGATTATCCTCTTGCACCCGAGAAACTAACGGTTACGGAGGCAATGCTGTCTCCGTATGCCACGCAGCTCATGGAAGATCTCAAACTCAAGGGAACCTCTACGGAAAAACTCGTCCCTAACTTGAGTAAGAAAGAGAAGTATGTGGGTACACTACagaaatgtcaaattatatcttGCTTTGGGTATGAAATTAACAAAGATTCACCGAGTGCTGTCCTTCGAACAAAGTCCGTGGTTGGAGAATTACATCAGCTACAACACAGAAAAAAGAAAACGCGCCAGAAACGAATTTGA
- the LOC117317053 gene encoding neo-calmodulin-like: MADDDTSELRDSPTYGYTENPDAEAFENARDTFNLLDDDNDGKLTRDQFIMFIQGIGFNPDDKAEEVILKDADPDDNNSIAWADFETALTHRLPQVRMEEEKLREAFRVYDHDRDGTVTVDQLQTIVKADSRIKQDVIEKLRQSDRDGKIEINDLVNMLLA, translated from the exons ATGGCTGATGACGACACGAGTGAACTAAGGGATTCCCCCACATACggttatacag AGAACCCCGATGCAGAAGCTTTCGAAAATGCTCGTGACACATTTAACTTGTTGGATGATGACAATGATGGAAAACTCACACGTGACCAGTTCATAATGTTTATCCAGGGAATCGGCTTCAATCCCGACGATAAGGCTGAGGAGGTCATCCTCAAAGACGCCGACCCAGATG acaatAACTCTATCGCCTGGGCAGATTTCGAAACTGCTTTAACTCATCGCCTTCCTCAGGTACGAATGGAAGAAGAGAAATTACGCGAGGCTTTCCGAGTGTACGACCACGACCGTGACGGAACCGTTACAGTTGACCAGTTACAGACCATCGTCAAGGCCGACTCCAGAATCAAGCAAGATGTCATCGAGAAACTGCGTCAATCGGACCGAGACGGCAAAATAGAAATAAACG ATTTAGTAAACATGCTTTTGGCGTGA